The following nucleotide sequence is from Dehalogenimonas formicexedens.
AACTGGACGGCCAATACCGCTAATGTTACCAGTTTTACTATTCAACGAGCTACAAATGCGGGATTCACTACAGGACTCCAGACCACTAACAATATCCCGGCCTCAAGCACTACATTCTCCCAGCTTGTCCCTGCCGGCACCTACTTCTATCAAATTCGCGCAGTTAATGGCAATCAGAACTCTGCATGGGTTCAATCAACCCCGGCCAGCATTACCGCTCCATAGATGAGGGTATAGGAAATGAAAAATACAAAAGATTTGGGGGAAAAATAAAATGAGCCATACATCTTCGATGAAGAGAACCTTCAATCTATGGGCGATACCCGCTGCGATACTTTTGGCAGCTACGGCGATATTTGCGTTGGCTTTTCCGGCCAATGCCCAGGCGGTGGGCACATACACCATCGCCGGAACAGGCGTTAATGCCAACATCGACTCGGCTGTTGACGCCACCGGGGTAACCCACGTTGTTTATGAGCGCGGAGGGAGCATCTACTACAATCCGGGCACAACCTCCGCGACAGAAGAAGTGGTTGATACTCCACCTGCAACTGTGACAGATAGCCATCCGGCGATTGCCATCGGACCTGATGGACTGCCCCAGGTGGTCTTTGCCGCAACTGATGGCCAATACTATACCAAGCGCAGCGCCCCGGCCGGCACCGCCGGTACCTGGTCTGCGCTCGTCTTGATCGGAGGCCCTCCGATGGCCGGCTATCCCGATATCGCGGTTAATAGCGCCAACGCTCCGACCGTAGTTTTTGCAGACGCAGATCCAGTTACTACATTAGCCGACGTTTCGATCGCGACCGGACCCAATCAAGGGACCGGAACCTTCGATGTTACCACGTTAATATGGAGCGGTTTTTCCGACGCTACCGGTGGATCTTTGTTTTCGAACCCGCACATCGCGGTTGATTCGGCTGGAGCTTATCACGTTATCGCCAATCATGAGTCAGTTACTGCCGCCGGTGTCCATAGTTTCAGCGTCATTTACGACACTAACGCCGGCGCAGCGGGTAACAGCCTTGAATCCCTCGCAAGAGCCAGCGCGGCTAACCTGAGCCAGAATCCCATCACCGCCGCTCCGACTCTTGGAGTCATGGTTGGATACGACCAGGCTGGCAGCGCCTATACTGCCACGCTCGGAGCTACCTGGTCGGAGGCAGTTTTGGGTGCCTTCACCCAGGTAAGTATGACCTCTGACGCTAACATGGTGGCAGTGGTTTATGTTAATGGTACCAGCGTTACATACGCTTTAAGCGGAGGAGGTGGTGTATTCAGTACCGGCACCCTGGTGGCAGCCGGTTCAAACCCATCGGCGACTTTGATGCCGACAGGTACAACTCCAAATCTTTCCGTCTATTACCTGGTGGCTGCCGGTGCCAATACTAGTGTCATGTTGAACGTAGTGGCCTATCCCACTGTTCCTCCGATGGTCACGACCCAACCGGTCAGCCAATCTATTGTCTATGGAGCAAATGCTATATTCACCGCCGCGGCTAACGGTTTGCCGGCTCCGACGGTCCAATGGCAGATGAGCATGGACAACGGTGTCACCTGGATGAATATCATGGGCGCTACAACGCCTACTCTCACCTTGACCAAGCCTTCAGTGACCAATGCCATGATGCCGATGCAGGTGAGAGCAGCATTCTCTAACGGCACTACCGTCAACTCTGCGGTCGCCACCCTGACAGTCACCGCCAGGCCGATCACTGTAACCGCCGCGGCTGCGACAAAGGTCTATGGAGCCGCCGATCCGGCTCTCACCTACACCATCACCGTCGGTTCTTTAGCAGCAGGTGATACATTATCGGGCTCACTGGCTCGCGCTGCCGGCGAAAATGTCGGAACTTACCCGATCAACAGGGGCACGCTTGCTAATACGAACTATGCGATAACCTACTTCGGGGCAAGTTTCACGATCACCGGCGCACCTATCACCGTTACCGCTGACGCCAAGGCTAAATTCTATGGTGACGTGGATCCTGCTTTGACATATCAGATTACGGCAGGAGCCCTTGTTGGCACTGACACTTTAACAGGGGCTTTAACACGAGCGGCTGGTGAGACAGTTGGAGTCTACGCGATTTCGCAAGGAACACTAGCAAATACCAACTATACGATAACCTTTGTGGGTGCGAATTTCACGGTCAACAAAGCGACTCCAGTCATCACCTGGGCTTCTCCAGGAAGTGTTCTCCTGGGCACGGTGTTGAGTGCTTCGCAGTTGAATGCAACTGCAACCTCCCCCTATGCCCCGTTTGCGGCGATTCCCGGTACGTTTAACTATAATCCTTCGGCAGGGACCGCTCTGAACGTTGGAGGAAGTCAGTTCCTAAGCTTGGTTTTCTTGCCAACAGATACAACGAATTACGTGTCACCTGTTAATGCTACTGTTACCATCAACGTTACTAACAATAAAATCACTCCTGTTATAGTATGGGCTAATCCGGCCGACATCGCCTATGGTACTCAGTTGGGATCTGGACAACTTAACGCAACTGCGAACGAACCCCCGGTTCCGCCCTCTGTTAACCCAGGCGCTCCCGTTGCTGGAACATTCACTTACGTTCCAGCTTTGGGTACGGTTTTGGGCGTCGGGCAGAGTCAAACATTGCAGGTGACCTTTACTCCCACCGACACTGCAACCTATAACGGAGCTGTAGGCACCGTAACAATCAACGTCACCAAAGCCACCCTCACCCCAACCGTGATAGCTCCTAACAAGGTCTATGATGGTACTAACTCTTCCACCTTCACTAACGGCACACCGACCGGTGTTGTCGGCACGGACGTAGTCACTATCAGCGGTGGTACTGCTACTTTCGCCGACGCCAACGTAGGAACGGGTAAAACAGTCACCGTCACCGGTCTTGTCCTGGGAGGCGCGAATGCCGGCAACTACCAGCTTTCTGCTGCCCCGGTTACCGCCACCGCCAACATTACCGCCAAACCCCTGAACGTAACCGGTATCACGGCGGCCAACAAGGTTTATGACCGCACTACCGCAGCAACAGTCAGCGGTACGGCCGCGCTCCTTGCCGCCGAGGCTACCGGAACCGGCACAGCCACCGACGGCAAGCCGTATACGGGCGATACTGTCTCAGTCAGCGGAACCGCGGCTGGAGCTTTTGCTACGGCAACCGCTGGAACAGCCAAGGTTGTGAATATCACCGGCTTGACCCTTGGCGGAACCAGCGCCGGCAACTACAGCCTGACCGCGGCAACGACGACCGCCAACATCACTCAGAAAACGCTGACAATTACCGGTGCATTCACCGCCAACAACAAGACCTACGATGGTTCTGCATCGGCGACCATTGGCACCAATACCTTGAACCTGACCGGCATCATAAACCCGGATGTGGTGACCCTGAACGCAGTCGCTGCTTTCGCTGATGCCACTGTCGGGACGGGAAAGGTTGTGTCCCTGACCGGATCGACTCTTACCGGCGCTGATGCTGCCAACTACTCGATCCTGTTCGACGGCGCCACTCCCACGGCGACCGCGGATATCGCTGCGGCTCCCGCCGGCGGTGGCGGTGGTGGCGGTGGCGGCGGTTTCGGCTCCCAGCTCATCGGCATCAACCTGGCCGGAACCTCGCCCTTCATGGACGGCAACGGCAAGTCCCTGACCGCCGGGGCCATAAGCACCACCGATGGCAAACTGACTCTCAATATCCCCGTCGGCGTCTTCATCTGGAACGCCGCCGGCGCCGCCCAACCCTTCCTATCGGCGCAGACCCCGGCTTCTGTTCCGGGCGCGCCTGCTCAGGGCAAGATCGTCTCTTCCTTTGAAATGGGCACTACCGGCGTGACTTTCAATCCCGGCATCAACATGGTGTTCAAGTACACCGTTGCGGACATCGCAGGACTCACAGAGAGCGGTTTGTACATCGCCTGGTGGGATGGCACTGCCTGGGTGAAACTGACCAGCACCGTCGACACGGCTGCCAAGACGGTGACCGCGACCATCACCCACTTCACCACCTTTGCCCTGATCGGTCTGCAGGCGCCTCCGACCACGACCCCGCCGCCTACGACCGTGCCGCCGACGACTAATCCGCCGACCACTAACCCTCCGACGACCAATCCGCCGACGACGACATTGCCGACGACCTCCCAGACGACCAATCCGCCGACAACTCAACCTGGTGGCGGAACCAACTGGCTGCTCATCGGCCTGGTTGTCGCCGCTGCCCTGATCCTCGCCATAGTCCTCTTCGTAGGCAGCAGGTCGAAGAAAACACCGTAAATTCCCCATAGGATGAACGAAGGACAGAGCGCGAAAGCGCTCTGTCCTTTTTATGTGCCGAGTACCAAAAATCCGCAAGGTTGTTTACAATATCCTAAGATAGCCTCGTTTAAAGGAGAATCGACATGCCCGCTCCCGTAATCGCCTTCGTCGGCAGGAGCAATTCCGGAAAAACCACTCTCCTGGAGAAGATAATCCCCGAGCTGAAGACCCGGGGCTATCGCGTCGCCACGGTGAAACACGTGCCCGGCCATCTGGTCGAGCCGGCTGATGAAAGAGACACCAACAGGCATCTGGCCGCCGGCAGCAGCACTTCCGTGATTAATTCTCCGGAGAAATTGATTTTCGTCAAAAAACAGTCGGCCGAAAGCAGCCTTTTCGATGTTGCCTGGTCGCTCAGCGATGACTTCGACATCATCCTGGCCGAGGGTTTCAAGAATTCACCGGTTCCCAAGATCCTCGTCCATAGGCGGGAGGCGGGGGCGCCCCCGGAATCTCTGAGCCGCGTCGTGGCCGTCGTCAGCGACGAACCCGTTGCCCTCGACGTCAATCGGTTTGGTTTAGAAGATGTGTCTTTAATCGCCGATTTCCTTATCGATACGGTGATCAAGCCTTCAAGGTCGAGGGTTGACCTCAGAATTAACGGGGAACCCGTGGCTCTATCGAACTACCCGGCGGAAATCATCGCCGCGGTCATGGAAACGATGGCTAAAACCCTGAAGGGTGTGGGGGAGGTCAGGGACTTGGAGTTCCGGCTGAAGAAGCCGTAGCGGCGGGGCTGGAAGGCGCGTCACCGCCCGTTATCCTCCCGGGGTGGGTGTAGACGTTCATCCGCTCGCCGCGGACGAACCCCACCAGGGTGATGTTCAACCGGTCGGCGAGTTCTATGGCCGAGCTGGTCGGCGCTGACCTCGACACCAATAGGCCTACATTCCGCCTGGCGACCTTGGAAACGATCTCCGAAGAAATACGCCCGGTGGTCAGCAGCATTTTTAACGAAAAATCGAAATTCTCCAGCAGCGCTTTGCCGAACAGCCGGTCGACGGCGTTATGGCGTCCCACATCCTCGGTGAAGAATTCAATGCTGTCCTGGCCGGCGATGGCCGCGGAATGTACGCCCCCGGTTTCCCTGTAAAGTCCGTTATGGTGCTGAAAATCACGTACCAGCTGGTATATTTGGGCCGGCCCGACTTCCAGGGTTGACGTAACGGGTTTTAAAGAACTGACATCGGCCGCCGAATACAGCGCCGCCCCCCGCCCGCACCCCGAGGAGATAACTCTTTTATAGGTCAGCTCGACGTTGGCGTTGCCAACGGTATCGACCCGGACCACCGCGGTGTTTTCATTGACCAGGAGTTCCTTGATATCGGTCGCGTTTGTAATAAGATCTTCCGAAGCCAGGTAGCCTGCCGCCAGGTAATCGAACTCCCCGGGCGAACAGAGCAGGGTCACCAGCTCTTCGCCGTTCAGGATGATGGTCAATGCCCGTTCCCGCGCTACCTCATCCTCGATGATCGAGGGTTCGCCGGCGGTAAACCGGGTTATTTGGATTTGCTGGGTCTTTTCCAAAACGAATCCTTTGAGCTTCAGGCGGCGGCTGACTCGGGCACGACCACTTTGATCGTGTCCCCGGCATGAACCTCGCCGGCCTTCAGTATCCTGGCAAAGACGCCTTCAAGGGGCATGACGCACATCCCCACCTGGCGGTAGATCTGGCAGTGGTGGTGGCATTCCTTGCCGATCTGGGTGATCTCAAGCTCCACGCCGCGGCTGGTGACCAGGTGCGTTCCCAACGGCAGGGTATAGAGTGAAAGTCCCTCGGTGGTGATGTTTTCGGCGAAATCGCCGAAGGTCAGGTCCAGGCCTTGAGCCCTCATCTTGTCGACGCTGGAAATGTCCAGCAGGCTGAGTTGCCGGTGGCTGTGGGCTTCGGCGTGGGCGTCGCCGACCAGACCGAAATCCTCGGCCAGATATCCGGAAGCGGCATCCTTCTTTTTGGTGCCGCGCTTTGTGCTGAAGCAAACCGAAAGGATTTTTCCTTCGGTGTTAACCGGTGCGTTCATATTTACCGCTTTTCCCGCCTTCTTTACTTTCGAGATAGATGTTTTCAATCGTCATTCCCCGGTCGATCGCCTTGACCATGTCGTAGACGGTGAGCGCCGCGACTGAAGCCGCGGTCAGGGCTTCCATCTCCACGCCGGTTGCGCCCTTGCAGACGACCTCGCTTCTGATGGAAAGCGTGATGTCGTCGACGAAACTGAAAGCTATCGCGGCGGAGGAAATTGCCAGCGGATGGCACAGCGGGATCAAATCCGGGGTCTTTTTTGCCGCCATGATGCCGGCCAGGCGGGCGGCGGACAGCACATCGCCTTTTTTGATAGTTGATTCTTTGATGGCCGTCATGGTTTCAGGTTTCATCACCAGCGTGGCTACGGCGACAGCGCGGCGTACCGTATCGTATTTCTCGCTGATATCCACCATGCGGGCGGCGCCTGAGCTGTCGACATGGGATAATTCCAAGATCTAACCTCCGATCTGCCTCATCATTTTCTCCGGTATGATTCCGTCGGAGAGGTGGTGTCGCGCCGGTTTATTCATTATAGCCCATTGGAGAGCCTGCCTGATCTCGTCATCGGTCAGGTCGCTGCGCAGCATCGGTTTCAGGTCCAGCTCTGAATCGTCCAGCAGGCACAGACGCAATTTGCCGTCAGCCGTAAGTCGCAGGCGGTTGCAGTTGTCGCAAAAGCAATTGCTGACCGGTTGGATGAAGCCGATTGTCCCCTTGGCCAGCGGCAGCCTGAAGTAATTAGCCGGTCCGCTGCCATGCTCACGCACCGGTTCAAGTTTCCCGACCGACGTTTCGATAGCTGTTTTCATGTCGGCGACGGTGACTGACGCGGAGCCTTTGGCAAAAGGCATCTGTTCGATAAAACGCACGTTGGCTCCGCGGTCGATAGTCCAGCGGGCAAAATCTATGATTTCGTCGTCATTCACCCCGGGCATGACCACGGTGTTGACCTTGACCGGGTTCAAGCCCGCTTGTCTGGCGGTTTCGATCCCGGTCAAAACGCGTCCCAAGTCGCCTCCGCGGGTTATCTCCCTGAACCGTTCAGGTTTCAGAGAATCGACGCTGACATTGACTCTCCTTAGCCCGGACTTTTCAAGCAGCACCGCCCAGCGTTCCAGGAGGGTGCCGTTGGTGGTCATCGAAATTTCGTCGATGCCGTTTAGTTGTTTCAACATTCTGATCAGCACGTCGATCTTCGGCCTGACCAGCGGTTCGCCTCCGGTCAATCTGATATGGGAGATGCCCATGCCGGCGAGAATGTTCGCGACCCGGGTGATTTCCTCGTAAGTCAGGATTGCGTCATGCGGCAAATTATCACACCGGCCGTCGCCGCAGTAGACGCAGCTCAGGTTGCAGCGGTCGGTAACTGAGATCCTCAGGTAGTCGATCCGCCGGTTGTGCCCGTCATAAAGCTCGGTAGGGCAGCGGGAGGCGTTAGCCTGAGAAGCGGCCGGGGCGGTCAGGCTTTGAAGGCCGAAGTTGTTGGAATAATCGGGCATAATCTTTTGTTGGGGATGGGAATCCGGTTCGAATGCTTTAATTATATGAGTATTAGTACTTAAGGTCAATGACACCGGGATACGTATCCAAAATTGTTGCTAATTGCCCTATTTCCAAAACAGGCGTTATAATGCGGCTATGGGACACATTGAACACGAAGCACTTGCCCCGAAATCCGTCAGCGTCGCCGTGATAACCGTCTCGGATTCGCGTACCCTGGAAACGGACGAGTCGGGACGGTTGATTAAAGATGTCCTTATCAACCATTCGCACAGGATTCATTCCTACCACCTCTTGCCGAACAACACGCCAGGACTGGACTCTCTCATGGAGGATCTGCTTGGGAGCGCCGGTATTGACGCGGTGGTAATCACCGGAGGCACCGGGCTTTCACACAAGGACATCACCATTGAAACCGTGTCGCCTAAGTTCCAAAAAAGAATGGACGGCTTTGGTGAACTGTTCAGGTCGCTCAGCTACCAGGAGATTGGCGCGGCCTCGGTCCTTTCCAGGGCGGCCGGGGGCATAACCAACGGTAAAGTGGTTCTTTGTCTGCCGGGATCCGCCGCGGCGGTGAGGCTGGCGCTTGAAAAAATAATCGTTCCCGAATTACCCCATATGGTAAGAGAGGCATCGCGTTGAAACCTTTCGGCAGGCTGCTGGATTTTGATCAGGCACGGGAGATGTCTCTCGGGCTGGCAAACCCCGTCGAGCGCACCGAAACCATACCCATCGATTCGGCGCTTGACCGCATCCTGGCGCAGGACATCACGGCCCGCGTCTCGGTGCCGCCGTTTGACCGGGCGGCGATGGACGGGTACGCGGTCATTGCCGCCGACACTTTCGGTTCCTCCCGCAATCAACCTAAAAAGCTGCCTTTGGCCGGAGCCGTTTTCGCCGGGGATTCTCCGGAGGAAGCGCTAAGAGCCGGGAACGCCTTCCAGATAGCTACCGGCGCCCGGCTGCCCGCCGGAGCCGACGCCGTTGTCATGGTGGAAGAAACCGAACTCGACGGCGGTACGGTCAATATATTGAAGGCGGTATTCCCCGGGGGCAATATCGCCCGGGCCGGAGAAGACATCCAACAGGGATCCGTTTTACTTGTCGCGGGTACTCAACTGAATCCCGGCAAGGTGGGGATGCTCGCTTCTCAGGGGATTACCGAGGTCGAGGTCTTTGAAAAACCCCGTGTTTCGGTGGTCCCGACCGGGGAAGAGATAGCCGCAACGGGCAGCCCTCTGAAACCCGGCCAGATCTGGGACATCAATTCCCACACCGTTTCGGCCGTCGTCCGTCAGAGCGGCGGCCAGGCGACCATGTCGCCGATAGCGCGTGATCAGGCGGATTCACTCCGTTCCTCGATACAAGAGGCTTTAAAGGCAGACATGGTCATCATATCGGGAGGGTCTTCGGTGGGTGAAAGGGATCTGATGTCGCAGATTTTGGCGGAGATGGGAGAGGTTCTTTTCCACGGCATCCAGGTCAAGCCAGGAAAACCGACACTGCTCGCCAGGGTCAATGGCAAACCTGTTCTTGGGCTTCCGGGGTACCCTACCTCGTGCCTTATAAACGCCTATCTCCTGGCATCGCCGATGATCCGTAAAATGGCGCGGCGGAAACTCGACCAGGGACTCAGGTTGGAATTGCCGCTCGCGGAAGCCGTCCCTGGCTCCGTAGGCCGCCGGCAGTTCCTTCCCGTTCGGATAACGGAACAGCGGGCCAAACCTATGTTCAAAGAGTCCGGGGCTATTACCGCGACGGCGCTCGCCGACGGTTATATCGATATCCCCGCCAATGTGGACATCTTGCCCAAAGGCGAACTGGTCACGGTCAACCTGTTCTAGCCGAACCGGTGAGCTAAAAGATTGGCCGCCGCGGGTATTCGCTTTAGATCAATGGGGTAAGGCGTGAATATTAGCTGTATCATACTTGCCGGCGGCAAAGGACTCCGCCTCGGTAGTGATAAAGCCCTGGAGAAAGTCAATTCCCGGACGCTTATCCAGCATTCGGTTTCCGTGTTACAGGGTTTGGGTAACGAAATCATCGTCGTTACGGCTCCTGGAAAGACACAACTGGGGTTGGAGGATTATCCGGCTGTCAGGATTGTCGAAGACTCCGCCTCGGGTAAGGGGCCGCTGATGGGGATTTATGCCGGCTTGTCGGCCTCGACCTCAGATTTGAACCTGGTGGTCGCCTGCGACATGCCTTTTTTGAATCCGGAATTGATCAAATATATGGTATCTGTGTCGGATGGCTATGACGCGGTTATTCCCAGGATCGGCGCTATGTTGGAACCGCTTCACGCTGTCTACCGCCGCGCCGCAAAAGATGCGGCCGCTGAACTCATCGGCCAGGGAATGTACTCTCTTCGCCAGCTGTTGGCCAAGGTTCGTGTTAAGTATATAGAAGAACAGGAGATCGACTCGCTTGATCCGGGGCGCCTCAGTTTTTTCAATATCAATTTTCCCGAGGACCTTACGAAAGCCAGGGAACTTCTTCGTGAAAAGCCACCTTCCAGTTGATTTTATTCTTGGAATCCGCTCTTTATATCTAAGGTTATGATATTGTTATTATTTTTCGAATGACTGAAGCAGGTTTTTGGTCCGCTGGCTATTGCGGTTATAAGGGGCTGGTGCTATCATTACGGATTGATAGGACTAGTACTTCTGATACATTCGATGTGATAGGTCTAGAACTAAATCATCGATGTTAGTAAATGTCCAAGAATAGCAACAAGCTAAGGAGGGTGCATGACAACGGAAATCAGCAGGCGGGACTTTCTAGCGGCAACCGGCGGAGCGGCCGGGTTGCTAGCCACCGCCAGCCTGGCGAAAGCGAACCCGGGCGTCGATTCCTCGAAACCACTGGATAATCGCCCGACATGGACCAAAGAGACCTACACCATTTGCCCTTATGACGCGTCAGGGTGCGGTTTCTTTTGCTACACCGATGACCAGGGACGCCTGGTGAACATTGAGGGCGACCCGAACCACCCGGTCAACACCGGAGGCGCCTGCAGCAAGGGCGCGGCCATTTCTCAAATCCATAACAATCCCCGCCGGTTGCAAAAGGTCCTTTATCGCAAACCGGGCGGTACGGATTGGGAAGAGAAAGATTGGGATTTCGCGGTTACCGAAATCGCCAAACGCATCAAGAAGACCCGCGATGAAAACTGGATCGAGACCAATTCCCGCGGCAAGCTGGTCCGGCGGACTGAGGCCATCGCCCACGTCGGCGGCGCCGCGCTCGACAACGAAGAATGCTACATATTACATAAAGCGTTGAGGTCTATGGGCCTGGTGTATATTGAACACCAGGCGCGTCTCTGACATTCCTCCACTGTCGCCAGTTTGGCGGAATCGTTTGGACGCGGCGCTATGACCAACCATTGGACTGATGTTGCCAATGCCGACTGTATCCTGATCATCGGCGCAAACCCGGCTGAGAATCACCCGGCGGCCTTCAATCATATTGAACGGGCTATCGACAGGGGCGCCAAGCTCCTGGTGGTAGACCCCCGGTTCAACCGGTCGGCGGCCAAAGCTGATGTCTACAGCCCCATGCGGTCCGGCACCGATATTGCCCTGATCGGCGGTATCATCAACTTCGTCATCAAGGATATCGAAGCCAATCCGGGCAACTACAATCTTACCTATATCTCCGAATACACCAACGCGCCCCATCTCCTGAATCCGAACTTCAAGACCCCGGCCGATCTGAATGGTTTGTTCTCCGGTTACAACGAAGCCAACCGAAGTTACAACAAAGCTGATTGGACGTACCAGGTGGATTCGGCGGGCATTCCGCTGAAAGATAAAACGCTAAAAGACCCGAATTGCGTCTTCCAGGTAATGAAACGCCATTTCGCCCGGTATACCCCGGCCAAGGTGCTGGAAATTACCGGTATTCCGACCGATAAGTTCGATGTCATCGCGCGTACCTTCGCCGCGACGGGCAAAGTCGGCAAGGCCGGTACCATCATGTACGCCATGGGCGCTACCCAGCATACCAACGGCACCCAGATCATCCGGGGCTACGGCATCCTTCAATTGCTGCTTGGCAATGTCGGCGTGGCCGGAGGCGGCATCAACGCCTTGCGCGGAGAATCCAATGTCCAGGGCTCGACCGACTATGCCCTCCTCTTCGGCAATCTGCCGGGTTACTTGAAGCAGCCCCTGGAAACCGATGCCAGTCTGACTTCATTCTCCAACGCCCCCCGTGCTTTCACGGTGGCTACCGAGCCAAAATCCCTCAACTGGTGGAAGAACACCCCCAAATACACCACCAGCCTTTTGAAGAGCTTCTATGGCACCAGCGCCACCAAGGACAATGATTTCGGCTTCCATTGGCTGCCCAAGAATGACACGGGCGCCA
It contains:
- the fdnG gene encoding formate dehydrogenase-N subunit alpha; translated protein: MTTEISRRDFLAATGGAAGLLATASLAKANPGVDSSKPLDNRPTWTKETYTICPYDASGCGFFCYTDDQGRLVNIEGDPNHPVNTGGACSKGAAISQIHNNPRRLQKVLYRKPGGTDWEEKDWDFAVTEIAKRIKKTRDENWIETNSRGKLVRRTEAIAHVGGAALDNEECYILHKALRSMGLVYIEHQARLUHSSTVASLAESFGRGAMTNHWTDVANADCILIIGANPAENHPAAFNHIERAIDRGAKLLVVDPRFNRSAAKADVYSPMRSGTDIALIGGIINFVIKDIEANPGNYNLTYISEYTNAPHLLNPNFKTPADLNGLFSGYNEANRSYNKADWTYQVDSAGIPLKDKTLKDPNCVFQVMKRHFARYTPAKVLEITGIPTDKFDVIARTFAATGKVGKAGTIMYAMGATQHTNGTQIIRGYGILQLLLGNVGVAGGGINALRGESNVQGSTDYALLFGNLPGYLKQPLETDASLTSFSNAPRAFTVATEPKSLNWWKNTPKYTTSLLKSFYGTSATKDNDFGFHWLPKNDTGANYSWIPLFKNMYEGKIKGLLCFGMNPAVSGPNQAQTVQGLEKLDWMVVTELWETETANFWKRPGANPASINTEVFVLPAACSYEKEGSVTNSSRWMQWRYKAVEPPGDAKDDAYMIIRILQELRKLYNAETNPDLKLKAEPLTKLDWWYDPNDPELTRKIAKEINGYNLTTGKLVTNFTALTDDGNTSCGNWLYSGSWVEPENLDAYEKAHPELFPAGLVGNRAARRDIADAHPLSILDAAGQPVKIGLNSYFGWAWPLNRRIIYNRASVDPNGLPWDTEHPVIKWDGAKWLGDIADSAAPPLALATGILPFIMQAEGVARMWGPGLADGPFPEHYEPWESPVANAMNTNPLAQFDPTFRIWEGGLDVRGSAADYPIACTTFRVVEHWQAGGLSRNLPWLVELVPHPYVEISQQLAEEKGIKSGDLIKITSARGSVELAAMVTGRIKPYNLAGKIIHQVAIPWHWGWAGLSQGLSANVLTPNAGDANTMIPESKAFLVKIETTGKTVEMDERTGRAKPIEPLLIKRGS
- a CDS encoding molybdenum cofactor guanylyltransferase, which produces MNISCIILAGGKGLRLGSDKALEKVNSRTLIQHSVSVLQGLGNEIIVVTAPGKTQLGLEDYPAVRIVEDSASGKGPLMGIYAGLSASTSDLNLVVACDMPFLNPELIKYMVSVSDGYDAVIPRIGAMLEPLHAVYRRAAKDAAAELIGQGMYSLRQLLAKVRVKYIEEQEIDSLDPGRLSFFNINFPEDLTKARELLREKPPSS